A genome region from Eurosta solidaginis isolate ZX-2024a chromosome 2, ASM4086904v1, whole genome shotgun sequence includes the following:
- the spict gene encoding magnesium transporter NIPA2: MSSDPSASLVMGDTDRSSSISNVGATSPAPALADLYSQIDSYIGVGLAICSCFFIGFSFIIKKKALLRLSRQGEMRASAGGYGYLKEWIWWAGLLTMATGEAANFAAYAFAPASLVTPLGALSVIISAVMASKFLNEKLNLLGKIGCLLCIIGSTIVVIHSPKEKEVENLASLFDKLQDPGFVFYVLYILGSTVYVALFIAPQHGHTNVAVYIYLCSGIGSLTVMSCKALGLAIRDTINGAGNDFATWMPWFLICVTITFIAIQMNYLNKALDTFNTGIVTPVYYVMFTSLVITASAILFKEFVHMRFEDILGDICGFFVVILAVFMLNAFKDLDITLNDVRNIMRPKLHRVTQYDEEVLVTDPNKDRRYTYGSSDIFRKA; this comes from the exons atgagtAGCGATCCCAGTGCCTCACTTGTCATGGGAGACACTGACAGAAGCAGCAGCATAAGTAACGTTGGTGCAACGAGTCCCGCACCTGCTCTGGCCGATTTATATTCTCAAATTGATTCTTACATTGGCGTGGGTTTGGCCATATGTTCCTGCTTCTTCATTGGTTTCAGTTTCATTATAAAGAAGAAGGCGCTTTTACGCCTAAGCAGACAAGGTGAGATGCGAGCTTCTGCTGGCGGCTATGGATACTTGAAAGAATGGATTTGGTGGGCAGGACTATTAACAA TGGCCACAGGCGAAGCTGCAAATTTTGCCGCATACGCGTTTGCTCCCGCTTCCCTTGTTACACCCTTAGGTGCACTAAGTGTTATTATATCTGCAGTGATGGCCTCAAAGTTCTTAAATGAAAAACTTAATCTACTAGGAAAGATTGGTTGTCTTTTATGTATAATAGGCTCGACTATAGTTGTTATACATTCCCCGAAAGagaaagaagttgaaaatttagcATCACTTTTTGATAAACTACAAGATCCAGGTTTTGTTTTCTACGTATTATACATACTGGGGTCAACAGTGTATGTGGCACTATTTATAGCGCCACAACATGGACATACCAATGTTGCTGTTTATATTTATCTCTGTTCGGGCATTGGTTCATTGACTGTTATGTCCTGTAAGGCACTTGGTTTGGCTATACGAGATACCATTAACGGTGCTGGTAATGATTTTGCCACTTGGATGCCATGGTTTCTAATTTGTGTTACTATTACATTCATCGCTattcaaatgaattatttaaacaAGGCGTTGGATACGTTTAATACAGGCATTGTTACGCCAGTTTATTATGTAATGTTTACATCACTTGTTATAACAGCATCTGCTATACTCTTTAAGGAATTTGTGCATATGCGTTTCGAGGATATCTTGGGAGATATTTGTGGCTTCTTTGTTGTAATTCTAGCTGTATTCATGTTGAATGCTTTTAAAGATCTCGATATAACGCTGAATGATGTTCGCAATATAATGCGTCCAAAATTACATCGAGTAACACAATATGATGAGGAGGTATTGGTTACAGATCCTAACAAGGATCGACGGTATACTTATGGTTCCAGTGATATTTTTCGAAAAGCCTGA